One region of Anaeromyxobacter paludicola genomic DNA includes:
- the ruvX gene encoding Holliday junction resolvase RuvX has product MRYLGLDLGRATIGLALADDVLRTARALHTVRRTREEADLAAVKQVADDYEVTQAVLGLPLNMDGTEGPSAKLARRFAPRLEAALGVPVALFDERLSTFEAETRLRERGLSARDQRAVIDAEAAAVILQGWLDGRSA; this is encoded by the coding sequence ATGCGCTACCTCGGCCTCGATCTCGGCCGCGCCACCATCGGCCTCGCCCTCGCCGACGACGTGCTGCGCACGGCCCGCGCCCTGCACACCGTCCGTCGCACGCGGGAGGAGGCCGACCTGGCCGCCGTGAAGCAGGTGGCCGACGACTACGAGGTCACCCAGGCCGTCCTCGGCCTGCCGCTCAACATGGACGGCACCGAGGGGCCCTCGGCGAAGCTGGCGCGCCGCTTCGCGCCGCGGCTCGAGGCGGCCCTCGGGGTGCCGGTCGCGCTGTTCGACGAGCGGCTCTCCACCTTCGAGGCGGAGACGCGGCTGCGCGAGCGCGGCCTCTCCGCGCGCGACCAGCGGGCGGTGATCGACGCCGAGGCGGCCGCGGTGATCCTCCAGGGCTGGCTCGACGGGAGGTCCGCGTGA
- the mltG gene encoding endolytic transglycosylase MltG translates to MRPLRALLLAGLAGAALLAGWLLYERAALLSFAATPFGSAEEKLVDVPAGSSAHAVVRILARSGVLSDERIAWRYVRWLKRDKRALRAGEYAFAGPLTPDQVLERVYRGEVKTYKFTVPEGLRMDEIAAIVEDAGLGKARDLLATMRDPAVARELGVPFPNLEGYLFPDTYAFTRNPKPRAVVDAMVARFRAALREAEAQRLPGVRLSEKEAVTLASIVEKETGRPEERPHISCVFHNRLRRGMRLQTDPTVMYATMLRRGGRWSQNITRADLLAAHPYNTYTSDGLPPGPIASPGEAALVAALHPSACDDLYFVSRNDGTHVFCPDLACHNAAVRKWQVEFFRRRAAHRPAGGGAE, encoded by the coding sequence GTGAGGCCGCTCCGCGCGCTCCTCCTCGCCGGCCTCGCCGGCGCGGCCCTCCTGGCCGGCTGGCTCCTGTACGAGCGCGCCGCGCTCCTCTCCTTCGCCGCGACTCCCTTCGGCTCGGCCGAGGAGAAGCTGGTCGACGTCCCGGCGGGCTCCTCGGCGCACGCGGTGGTCCGCATCCTGGCCCGGAGCGGCGTCCTGTCGGACGAGCGGATCGCCTGGCGCTACGTCCGCTGGCTGAAGCGGGACAAGCGCGCGCTGCGGGCCGGCGAGTACGCGTTCGCCGGGCCGCTCACGCCGGACCAGGTGCTGGAGCGCGTCTACCGGGGCGAGGTGAAGACCTACAAGTTCACCGTGCCCGAGGGGCTCCGGATGGACGAGATCGCGGCCATCGTCGAGGACGCCGGGCTCGGCAAGGCCCGCGACCTCCTCGCGACCATGCGCGACCCCGCGGTGGCGCGCGAGCTCGGCGTCCCCTTCCCCAACCTCGAGGGCTACCTCTTCCCCGACACCTACGCGTTCACGAGGAACCCGAAGCCGCGCGCCGTGGTGGACGCGATGGTGGCGCGGTTCCGCGCGGCCCTGCGCGAGGCCGAGGCGCAGCGCCTGCCGGGCGTCCGGCTCTCGGAGAAGGAGGCGGTCACGCTCGCCTCGATCGTCGAGAAGGAGACCGGGCGGCCGGAGGAGCGGCCGCACATCTCCTGCGTGTTCCACAACCGGCTCCGGCGCGGCATGCGGCTGCAGACGGACCCCACCGTAATGTACGCGACCATGCTCCGCCGCGGCGGCCGCTGGTCGCAGAACATCACGCGCGCCGACCTGCTGGCGGCGCACCCGTACAACACCTACACGAGCGACGGCCTGCCGCCCGGGCCCATCGCGAGCCCCGGCGAGGCGGCGCTGGTGGCGGCGCTCCACCCGTCGGCGTGCGACGACCTCTACTTCGTCTCGCGCAACGACGGCACGCACGTCTTCTGCCCGGACCTCGCCTGCCACAACGCGGCGGTGCGCAAGTGGCAGGTGGAGTTCTTCCGGCGACGGGCCGCGCACCGTCCCGCCGGGGGTGGCGCCGAGTAG
- a CDS encoding PrkA family serine protein kinase, protein MREARDLTTTGSWVSRIASMQDRQSYSEQHWEGSFEEYLDLVRRNPKVTRTAFQRVYEMILSHGKTEYLDNKKKLIRYNFFTDPDFGGRDAIYGLDVPLMKLVNVFKSAAQGYGTEKRVILLHGPVGSSKSTIARLLKKGLEAYSKTAEGALYSFAWDIERVNLDGQKRREVMPCPMNEEPLHLVPQEWRAQVYGEIAPPESGFTIPDTGDLCPACRFVYKELMTEYKGDWSKVMGHIKVRRLVLSEKDRVGIGTFQPKDEKNQDSTELTGDINYRKIAEYGSDSDPRAFNFDGEFNIANRGIIEFVEILKLDVAFLYDLLGATQEHKVKPKKFPQTDIDEVILGHTNEPEYRKLQNNEFMEALRDRTVKIDIPYITRLAEEVKIYERDYNSRRIRGKHIAPHTLEMGAMWAVLTRLEEPKKHNLTLLQKLKLYNGKSLPSFTEDNIKELRKEAAREGMEGISPRYVQDKISNALVSDKGEGCVNPFMVLNELEAGLRQHSLISSEEQRKKFRDLLTDVKREYEDLVKNEVQRAISADEDAITKLCANYIDNIKAYTQKEKVRNKYTGQYEEPDERLMRSIEEKIDIAESRKDDFRREIMNYIGALAIEGKTFNYRTNERLHKALELKLFEDQKDSIKLKNLVASVVDRDTQEKIDVVKQRLIKNYGYCEICSTDVLNFVASIFARGDAKD, encoded by the coding sequence ATGCGCGAAGCGCGAGATCTGACGACGACCGGCAGCTGGGTGTCCCGCATCGCCTCGATGCAGGACCGGCAGAGCTACTCCGAGCAGCACTGGGAGGGCTCGTTCGAGGAGTACCTCGACCTGGTGCGGCGGAATCCCAAGGTGACGCGCACCGCCTTCCAGCGCGTCTACGAGATGATCCTCTCGCACGGGAAGACGGAGTACCTCGACAACAAGAAGAAGCTCATCCGGTACAACTTCTTCACCGACCCGGACTTCGGCGGCCGGGACGCCATCTACGGGCTCGACGTCCCGCTGATGAAGCTGGTGAACGTGTTCAAGAGCGCCGCGCAGGGGTACGGCACCGAGAAGCGCGTCATCCTCCTCCACGGGCCGGTCGGCTCCTCCAAGTCCACCATCGCCCGCCTGCTCAAGAAGGGGCTCGAGGCCTACTCCAAGACCGCCGAGGGCGCGCTGTACAGCTTCGCCTGGGACATCGAGCGGGTGAACCTCGACGGCCAGAAGCGGCGCGAGGTCATGCCCTGCCCGATGAACGAGGAGCCGCTCCACCTCGTGCCGCAGGAGTGGCGCGCGCAGGTGTACGGGGAGATCGCGCCCCCGGAGAGCGGCTTCACCATCCCGGACACGGGCGACCTCTGCCCCGCCTGCCGCTTCGTCTACAAGGAGCTGATGACGGAGTACAAGGGCGACTGGTCCAAGGTGATGGGCCACATCAAGGTCCGCCGGCTCGTGCTCTCCGAGAAGGACCGGGTGGGCATCGGCACCTTCCAGCCCAAGGACGAGAAGAACCAGGACTCCACGGAGCTCACCGGCGACATCAACTACCGCAAGATCGCCGAGTACGGCTCCGACTCCGACCCGCGGGCCTTCAACTTCGACGGCGAGTTCAACATCGCCAACCGCGGCATCATCGAGTTCGTCGAGATCCTGAAGCTCGACGTGGCGTTCCTCTACGACCTGCTCGGCGCGACGCAGGAGCACAAGGTCAAGCCGAAGAAGTTCCCCCAGACCGACATCGACGAGGTGATCCTCGGCCACACCAACGAGCCCGAGTACCGCAAGCTCCAGAACAACGAGTTCATGGAGGCGCTGCGGGATCGCACCGTCAAGATCGACATCCCGTACATCACCCGCCTCGCCGAGGAGGTGAAGATCTACGAGCGCGACTACAACTCGCGCCGGATCCGCGGCAAGCACATCGCGCCGCACACGCTCGAGATGGGCGCGATGTGGGCGGTGCTGACGCGGCTCGAGGAGCCGAAGAAGCACAACCTCACGCTGCTGCAGAAGCTCAAGCTCTACAACGGCAAGAGCCTGCCCAGCTTCACCGAGGACAACATCAAGGAGCTGCGCAAGGAGGCGGCGCGCGAGGGCATGGAGGGCATCAGCCCGCGCTACGTGCAGGACAAGATCTCGAACGCGCTCGTCTCCGACAAGGGCGAGGGCTGCGTCAACCCGTTCATGGTCCTGAACGAGCTCGAGGCCGGCCTGCGGCAGCACTCGCTCATCAGCTCGGAGGAGCAGCGGAAGAAGTTCCGCGACCTCCTCACCGACGTGAAGCGCGAGTACGAGGATCTCGTGAAGAACGAGGTCCAGCGCGCCATCAGCGCCGACGAGGACGCCATCACCAAGCTGTGCGCCAACTACATCGACAACATCAAGGCGTACACGCAGAAGGAGAAGGTCCGGAACAAGTACACCGGCCAGTACGAGGAGCCGGACGAGCGGCTCATGCGCTCGATCGAGGAGAAGATCGACATCGCCGAGAGCCGCAAGGACGACTTCCGGCGCGAGATCATGAACTACATCGGCGCGCTGGCCATCGAGGGGAAGACCTTCAACTACCGGACCAACGAGCGGCTCCACAAGGCGCTGGAGCTCAAGCTCTTCGAGGACCAGAAGGACTCGATCAAGCTCAAGAACCTGGTGGCCTCGGTGGTGGACCGCGACACCCAGGAGAAGATCGACGTGGTGAAGCAGCGGCTCATCAAGAACTACGGCTACTGCGAGATCTGCTCCACCGACGTCCTCAACTTCGTCGCCTCGATCTTCGCGCGCGGCGACGCGAAGGACTAG
- a CDS encoding DUF444 family protein has protein sequence MSLKIKQDHARFRDIVRGRIKNNLRKYVQKGEMIGRKGKDFITIPVPTIDIPHFRFGEKQQGGVAQGDGQPGDPLSAGQGDGTGQAGQGEGHHLLEVDVSLDELAEILGEELQLPRIEPRGRDRIVTTKLKYTGISPSGPESLRHFKRTYKQALRRQIASGAYSWKKPVIVPMREDRRYRTWKQVPLPETNAVVIYMMDVSGSMGDEQKEVVRIESFWIDTWLRRHYKGLETRYVIHDAVAREVDRETFFHTRESGGTMISSAYKLCREIIDTDYGAAAWNVYPFHFSDGDNWSADDTRLCVDLLRTGILPNVNLFCYGQVESPYGSGQFIKDLRETVGPQENVALSEIADKEAIYGSIKQFLGKGK, from the coding sequence ATGTCTTTGAAGATCAAGCAGGACCACGCCCGCTTCCGCGACATCGTCCGCGGCCGCATCAAGAACAACCTGCGCAAGTACGTGCAGAAGGGGGAGATGATCGGCCGCAAGGGGAAGGACTTCATCACCATCCCCGTGCCGACCATCGACATCCCGCACTTCCGCTTCGGCGAGAAGCAGCAGGGCGGGGTCGCGCAGGGCGACGGACAGCCCGGCGACCCGCTCTCGGCGGGCCAGGGGGACGGCACCGGCCAGGCCGGCCAGGGCGAGGGGCACCACCTGCTCGAGGTGGACGTCTCGCTCGACGAGCTGGCCGAGATCCTGGGCGAGGAGCTGCAGCTCCCCCGGATCGAGCCGCGCGGCCGGGACCGGATCGTCACCACCAAGCTCAAGTACACCGGGATCTCGCCGTCCGGGCCGGAGTCGCTGCGCCACTTCAAGCGGACCTACAAGCAGGCCCTGCGGCGGCAGATCGCGAGCGGCGCCTACAGCTGGAAGAAGCCGGTCATCGTGCCGATGCGCGAGGACCGGCGCTACCGCACCTGGAAGCAGGTCCCGCTCCCCGAGACCAACGCCGTCGTCATCTACATGATGGACGTGTCGGGCTCGATGGGCGACGAGCAGAAGGAGGTCGTCCGCATCGAGTCCTTCTGGATCGATACCTGGCTCAGGAGGCACTACAAGGGGCTCGAGACCCGCTACGTGATCCACGACGCGGTGGCGCGCGAGGTGGACCGGGAGACCTTCTTCCACACCCGCGAGTCGGGCGGGACGATGATCTCCTCCGCCTACAAGCTCTGCCGGGAGATCATCGACACCGACTACGGCGCCGCGGCCTGGAACGTCTACCCGTTCCACTTCTCCGACGGCGACAACTGGAGCGCCGACGACACGCGGCTCTGCGTGGACCTCCTGCGCACCGGCATCCTGCCGAACGTGAACCTCTTCTGCTACGGCCAGGTGGAGAGCCCGTACGGCTCGGGCCAGTTCATCAAGGACCTGCGGGAGACGGTGGGGCCGCAGGAGAACGTCGCCCTGTCCGAGATCGCCGACAAGGAGGCCATCTACGGCTCCATCAAGCAGTTCCTCGGGAAGGGCAAGTAG
- a CDS encoding SpoVR family protein: MHDIRVQVERYAREYGLDFFETVFEVLGFDEINMVAAYGGFPNRYPHWRFGMEYDRLSKGYEYGLSKIYEMVINNDPSYAYLLESNMDVDQKLVMAHVYGHVDFFKNNFMFRHTNRKMMDQMANHATRVRRYQDRLGVEKVEEFIDRGLSLENLIDYQSPYVKRRAERGDRADEPQLARGLKTDREYMQDYINPPEFLEEQQRRLDEAAQRARKVPERPERDVLLFLLEHAPLEDWERDVLAILRDEAYYFAPQGQTKIMNEGWATYWHSTIMTQKALTAAELIDYADHHSGTLATSPGQLNPYKLGVELWRDIEDRWNKGRFGKDYEDCDSYEERRGWDRKLGLGREKIFEVRKHYNDVTFIDEFLTLEFCLAQRLFTYGYSEKHQRWEVLERDFKKVKEKLLHMLTNFGQPTIAVEDGNFENRGELLLIHKHDGVDLKLDYARDTLAHVERIWRRPVNLVTRVDGRGTLMRFDGREHSDRKIEL, translated from the coding sequence CTGCACGACATCCGCGTGCAGGTGGAGCGGTACGCCCGCGAGTACGGGCTCGACTTCTTCGAGACCGTCTTCGAGGTGCTCGGCTTCGACGAGATCAACATGGTGGCCGCCTACGGCGGCTTCCCGAACCGCTACCCGCACTGGCGGTTCGGCATGGAGTACGACCGGCTCTCCAAGGGCTACGAGTACGGGCTCTCCAAGATCTACGAGATGGTCATCAACAACGACCCCTCGTACGCCTACCTGCTCGAGTCGAACATGGACGTGGACCAGAAGCTCGTCATGGCCCACGTCTACGGCCACGTGGACTTCTTCAAGAACAACTTCATGTTCCGGCACACCAACCGGAAGATGATGGACCAGATGGCGAACCACGCCACCCGCGTGCGCCGCTACCAGGACCGGCTCGGGGTGGAGAAGGTCGAGGAGTTCATCGACCGGGGGCTGTCGCTCGAGAACCTCATCGACTACCAGTCGCCCTACGTGAAGCGGCGCGCCGAGCGCGGGGACCGGGCCGACGAGCCGCAGCTCGCGCGCGGGCTCAAGACCGACCGCGAGTACATGCAGGACTACATCAACCCGCCCGAGTTCCTGGAGGAGCAGCAGCGCCGGCTCGACGAGGCGGCGCAGCGGGCGCGCAAGGTGCCGGAGCGGCCCGAGCGCGACGTGCTGCTCTTCCTGCTCGAGCACGCGCCGCTCGAGGACTGGGAGCGCGACGTGCTCGCCATCCTGCGCGACGAGGCCTACTACTTCGCGCCGCAGGGCCAGACCAAGATCATGAACGAGGGCTGGGCCACCTACTGGCACTCCACGATCATGACCCAGAAGGCGCTCACCGCCGCCGAGCTCATCGACTACGCCGACCACCACTCGGGCACGCTCGCCACCAGCCCGGGCCAGCTCAACCCCTACAAGCTCGGGGTGGAGCTCTGGCGCGACATCGAGGACCGCTGGAACAAGGGGCGCTTCGGCAAGGACTACGAGGACTGCGACTCGTACGAGGAGCGGCGCGGCTGGGACCGCAAGCTCGGGCTCGGGCGCGAGAAGATCTTCGAGGTCCGCAAGCACTACAACGACGTCACCTTCATCGACGAGTTCCTCACCCTCGAGTTCTGCCTGGCGCAGCGGCTCTTCACCTACGGCTACAGCGAGAAGCACCAGCGCTGGGAGGTGCTGGAGCGCGACTTCAAGAAGGTGAAGGAGAAGCTCCTCCACATGCTCACCAACTTCGGCCAGCCCACCATCGCGGTCGAGGACGGCAACTTCGAGAATCGGGGCGAGCTCCTCCTCATCCACAAGCACGACGGCGTGGACCTGAAGCTCGACTACGCGCGCGACACCCTCGCCCACGTGGAGCGGATCTGGCGCCGCCCGGTCAACCTGGTGACCCGGGTGGACGGGCGCGGGACGCTGATGCGCTTCGACGGCCGCGAGCACTCCGACCGCAAGATCGAGCTGTGA
- a CDS encoding M23 family metallopeptidase has product MTRLPSDPLRRLALAAAALGALVALLCAAPRWLHRPAAPSGPSAATTAAPQAPLPPEIAAAVAPFGAATPVEVGSLPLPLPAAPPGARAVAQAVAAHAGPVKRLTVEIVRLGRNQTLAQALYGLALDAAEVRSVVKVLGGVFPFRRARPGDQIRLERVEGQSGIQRITYRQGPAQEWMVQRAADGQLAAEKRPVELKTELARVDVTLESSLYESLVKAGEDPSLAVAAADVLAFDVDFYRDIQRGDRMKMLVEKVYADGKLLRYGEIQAAEYVGSTVGRKRLFRYVDPSGQVAYYDDQGNSARRGFLKSPLKYAHVTSGFGMRFHPVLQYMRAHQGVDYGAPTGTPVWAVSDGTVKTAGWQGGCGKAVTLHHRNGLDTVYCHLSAIAVRAGTHVSQKQVIGAVGQTGLASGPHLHFAVKRDGAFLNPLGIKLPREAPLPNEYRADFKKKVAPLVQKLEAQPVV; this is encoded by the coding sequence GTGACCCGGCTCCCCTCCGACCCCCTCCGCCGCCTCGCCCTGGCGGCCGCCGCCCTCGGCGCGCTCGTCGCGCTCCTCTGCGCCGCGCCCCGGTGGCTCCACCGCCCCGCCGCCCCCTCCGGCCCGTCCGCCGCGACGACCGCCGCGCCCCAGGCCCCGCTGCCGCCGGAGATCGCGGCCGCCGTGGCGCCCTTCGGCGCGGCGACGCCGGTCGAGGTCGGGTCGCTCCCGCTCCCCCTCCCCGCCGCGCCCCCCGGCGCCCGGGCGGTGGCCCAGGCGGTGGCGGCCCACGCCGGGCCGGTGAAGCGGCTCACCGTCGAGATCGTGCGGCTCGGCCGCAACCAGACCCTGGCCCAGGCGCTGTACGGGCTCGCGCTCGACGCCGCCGAGGTCCGGTCGGTGGTGAAGGTGCTCGGGGGCGTCTTCCCCTTCCGGCGCGCCAGGCCGGGCGATCAGATCCGGCTCGAGCGGGTCGAGGGGCAGAGCGGGATCCAGCGCATCACCTACCGCCAGGGCCCGGCGCAGGAGTGGATGGTGCAGCGGGCCGCCGACGGGCAGCTCGCCGCCGAGAAGCGGCCGGTGGAGCTCAAGACCGAGCTCGCGCGGGTGGACGTCACCCTCGAGTCCTCCCTCTACGAGTCGCTGGTGAAGGCCGGGGAGGACCCGTCGCTCGCGGTGGCCGCCGCCGACGTCCTCGCGTTCGACGTCGACTTCTACCGGGACATCCAGCGCGGCGACCGGATGAAGATGCTGGTCGAGAAGGTCTACGCCGACGGCAAGCTGCTCCGCTACGGCGAGATCCAGGCCGCCGAGTACGTCGGCTCCACGGTGGGCCGCAAGCGGCTCTTCCGCTACGTCGATCCCTCCGGGCAGGTCGCCTACTACGACGACCAGGGCAACAGCGCGCGCCGCGGCTTCCTCAAGTCGCCGCTCAAGTACGCCCACGTCACGAGCGGCTTCGGGATGCGCTTCCACCCGGTGCTCCAGTACATGCGGGCGCACCAGGGCGTGGACTACGGCGCGCCGACCGGCACGCCGGTCTGGGCGGTGTCGGACGGCACGGTGAAGACCGCCGGCTGGCAGGGCGGGTGCGGCAAGGCCGTCACCCTGCACCACCGGAACGGGCTCGACACCGTCTACTGCCACCTCTCCGCCATCGCGGTGCGGGCGGGCACGCACGTCTCGCAGAAGCAGGTCATCGGCGCGGTCGGCCAGACCGGCCTCGCCTCGGGCCCGCACCTCCACTTCGCGGTGAAGCGCGACGGCGCCTTCCTGAACCCGCTCGGCATCAAGCTGCCGCGCGAGGCGCCGCTGCCCAACGAGTACCGGGCCGACTTCAAGAAGAAGGTCGCGCCGCTCGTGCAGAAGCTCGAGGCGCAGCCGGTCGTCTGA
- a CDS encoding DEAD/DEAH box helicase, protein MEDQNIPAGAEAPASEYVSQASFDDLGLSEELRRAIAEKGYVQPTPVQARTARPILDGKDVIVRSKTGTGKTAAFGIPILEKVPGGRRQPSALVMCPTRELALQVAEELAGLAKHKDLTVLAVYGGTGMGEQLDKLRAGAEIIVGTPGRIQDHIQRGTLKLDHVLVSCLDEADEMLDMGFYEDVTRILDRLPDDCQQLLFSATVPADIEQIIQKYLTSPETILLSGDEYRVDNIRNVIYPTVDAYPKPRNLLYMIEAEEPESAIVFCNTRSDTSLVTAVLNRNGYDAELLNGDLPQKERERVMAKVKKGELRFMVATDIAARGIDISDLTHVINYSLPEDPAVYLHRVGRTGRIGKKGTAVSLVSGGEMMTLKALKSKYAIDFEEKALPTPEEARRTWLDRHVAQLKDGMSASIFEAFIPLAQELKSRQDGEWLMAYALKSFFSHLHMEKVQALQKAEHKKEEHERKASGEEPPHEARERGPRRERRDGERGGRERREGRGRGERGERKGREHREDRERRERAPSVPGTAAAATPDRDAAAPEPGVREVSIAAGEGAPVAAEPRQPARGKVFLKLGEKDGADEAKVRAAVGALAPDLQLLGVEVRGSHSYLLVQPEAVEGAVAALDGKEFEGVKLGAEKARRRRSR, encoded by the coding sequence ATGGAAGACCAGAATATCCCCGCGGGCGCCGAGGCGCCCGCGTCCGAGTACGTTTCGCAGGCCTCCTTCGACGACCTCGGGCTGTCCGAGGAGCTCCGCCGCGCCATCGCGGAGAAGGGCTACGTCCAGCCCACGCCGGTGCAGGCCCGCACCGCCCGCCCCATCCTCGACGGCAAGGACGTCATCGTCCGGTCCAAGACCGGCACGGGCAAGACCGCCGCGTTCGGCATCCCCATCCTGGAGAAGGTGCCGGGCGGCCGGCGGCAGCCCTCCGCGCTCGTGATGTGCCCCACGCGCGAGCTGGCGCTCCAGGTCGCCGAGGAGCTGGCCGGCCTCGCGAAGCACAAGGACCTCACCGTCCTCGCGGTCTACGGTGGCACCGGCATGGGCGAGCAGCTCGACAAGCTCCGGGCCGGCGCCGAGATCATCGTCGGCACCCCGGGCCGGATCCAGGACCACATCCAGCGCGGCACGCTCAAGCTCGACCACGTGCTCGTCTCCTGCCTCGACGAGGCCGACGAGATGCTCGACATGGGCTTCTACGAGGACGTGACGCGCATCCTCGATCGGCTGCCCGACGACTGCCAGCAGCTGCTCTTCTCGGCCACCGTCCCGGCCGACATCGAGCAGATCATCCAGAAGTACCTGACGAGCCCGGAGACCATCCTCCTCTCGGGCGACGAGTACCGGGTGGACAACATCCGGAACGTCATCTACCCCACCGTGGACGCCTACCCGAAGCCGCGCAACCTCCTCTACATGATCGAGGCGGAGGAGCCGGAGTCGGCCATCGTGTTCTGCAACACCCGCAGCGACACCTCGCTGGTCACGGCGGTGCTGAACCGGAACGGCTACGACGCCGAGCTCCTGAACGGGGACCTGCCGCAGAAGGAGCGCGAGCGGGTGATGGCCAAGGTGAAGAAGGGCGAGCTGCGCTTCATGGTGGCGACCGACATCGCCGCCCGCGGCATCGACATCTCCGACCTCACCCACGTCATCAACTACTCGCTCCCGGAGGACCCGGCCGTCTACCTGCACCGGGTCGGCCGGACCGGGCGCATCGGCAAGAAGGGCACCGCCGTGTCGCTGGTCTCGGGCGGGGAGATGATGACCCTCAAGGCGCTCAAGTCGAAGTACGCCATCGACTTCGAGGAGAAGGCGCTGCCCACCCCCGAGGAGGCGCGGCGCACCTGGCTCGACCGCCACGTGGCCCAGCTCAAGGACGGCATGAGCGCCTCGATCTTCGAGGCCTTCATCCCCCTCGCGCAGGAGCTCAAGTCGCGGCAGGACGGCGAGTGGCTCATGGCCTACGCCCTCAAGTCCTTCTTCTCGCACCTGCACATGGAGAAGGTGCAGGCGCTCCAGAAGGCGGAGCACAAGAAGGAGGAGCACGAGCGCAAGGCGTCGGGCGAGGAGCCGCCGCACGAGGCGCGCGAGCGCGGCCCGCGCCGGGAGCGCAGGGACGGCGAGCGCGGCGGGCGCGAGCGGCGCGAGGGCCGCGGGCGGGGTGAGCGCGGCGAGCGGAAGGGGCGCGAGCACCGCGAGGATCGCGAGCGGCGCGAGCGGGCGCCGAGCGTGCCGGGCACCGCGGCGGCCGCGACTCCCGACCGGGACGCGGCGGCGCCGGAGCCCGGCGTGCGCGAGGTGTCCATCGCGGCGGGGGAGGGCGCCCCGGTCGCGGCGGAGCCGCGCCAGCCCGCCCGCGGGAAGGTCTTCCTGAAGCTCGGCGAGAAGGACGGCGCCGACGAGGCCAAGGTCCGCGCGGCGGTGGGCGCGCTGGCGCCGGACCTCCAGCTCCTCGGAGTCGAGGTCCGCGGCAGCCACAGCTACCTCCTCGTGCAGCCCGAGGCGGTCGAGGGAGCCGTGGCGGCGCTCGACGGCAAGGAGTTCGAGGGCGTCAAGCTCGGCGCCGAGAAGGCGCGGCGGCGGCGGAGCAGGTAG
- a CDS encoding sigma-70 family RNA polymerase sigma factor, with translation MTDRPEKPAEPSRPALPAPVPRGDAGLARYDPLRAYMAEVARHPVLSREEEHELAVRYSRTGDVDAAYRLVAANLRLVVKIAHEYHRTAFNLLDLVQEGNMGLMQAVKKYDPFKGVKLSSYAAWWIRAYIIRYLMDNWRMVKLGTTQAQRKLFFNLAKERQKLIARGVEPTPRLLARNLQVEEKDVEEMSARMGSEDLSLDAPVGDEDEQRGTRLDRLPGESGSPDEQLAGEQLKRLFREKLQAFAGTIEDEKERYIFEHRLLPPDGKEPLTLQEVGDRYRLTRERARQIESKLTRRLREYLKAEIPDFELLGPPE, from the coding sequence ATGACCGATCGTCCAGAGAAGCCTGCCGAGCCTTCCCGCCCGGCGCTCCCGGCACCCGTCCCGCGCGGCGACGCGGGGCTCGCCCGCTACGATCCCCTCCGGGCGTACATGGCCGAGGTCGCCCGCCACCCCGTGCTCTCGCGCGAGGAGGAGCACGAGCTCGCGGTCCGCTACTCCCGGACCGGCGACGTGGACGCCGCCTACCGGCTGGTGGCCGCCAACCTGCGCCTGGTGGTGAAGATCGCCCACGAGTACCACCGCACCGCCTTCAACCTCCTGGACCTGGTCCAGGAAGGGAACATGGGGCTCATGCAGGCGGTGAAGAAGTACGATCCGTTCAAGGGGGTGAAGCTCTCCTCCTACGCCGCCTGGTGGATCCGCGCCTACATCATCCGCTACCTCATGGACAACTGGCGGATGGTGAAGCTCGGGACCACCCAGGCCCAGCGCAAGCTCTTCTTCAACCTCGCAAAGGAGCGGCAGAAGCTCATCGCGCGCGGGGTCGAGCCCACGCCGCGCCTGCTCGCCCGCAACCTCCAGGTCGAGGAGAAGGACGTCGAGGAGATGAGCGCCCGCATGGGCAGCGAGGACCTCTCGCTCGACGCGCCGGTGGGGGACGAGGACGAGCAGCGCGGGACGCGGCTCGACCGGCTCCCCGGCGAGTCCGGATCGCCCGACGAGCAGCTCGCCGGCGAGCAGCTGAAGCGGCTCTTCCGGGAGAAGCTGCAGGCCTTCGCCGGGACCATCGAGGACGAGAAGGAGCGCTACATCTTCGAGCACCGGCTCCTCCCGCCCGACGGCAAGGAGCCGCTCACGCTGCAGGAGGTGGGCGACCGGTACCGCCTCACCCGCGAGCGGGCGCGCCAGATCGAGTCGAAGCTGACCCGCAGGCTGCGCGAGTACCTGAAGGCCGAGATCCCCGACTTCGAGCTGCTCGGGCCGCCGGAATGA